The Candidatus Pantoea soli genome window below encodes:
- the spy gene encoding ATP-independent periplasmic protein-refolding chaperone Spy — MRKLTSLFLATTMALGAANIVHAAADNLTPPPAGTEKPMHKPMHPHGMEMMFKDLNLTDAQKTQIRTILRDSHKEMKRPSLEERRANHSIIAADTFDRAKAEAQAEKMTANAKENAVQMMETQNKIYNVLTPEQKKQYNANFEKRLTEKGPQDGKMPPPPAEGE; from the coding sequence ATGCGTAAACTGACTTCCCTTTTTCTGGCTACCACCATGGCACTGGGTGCCGCCAATATCGTCCACGCGGCTGCTGATAACCTGACGCCACCCCCGGCGGGCACAGAGAAGCCGATGCACAAACCTATGCACCCGCACGGCATGGAAATGATGTTCAAAGATCTGAACCTGACCGATGCGCAGAAAACCCAAATCCGGACCATCCTGCGTGACAGCCACAAAGAGATGAAGCGTCCATCGCTGGAAGAGCGCCGCGCTAACCACAGCATTATCGCTGCTGACACTTTCGACCGTGCAAAAGCGGAAGCCCAGGCGGAGAAAATGACGGCAAATGCGAAGGAAAATGCGGTGCAGATGATGGAAACGCAGAACAAAATCTACAACGTGCTGACGCCGGAGCAGAAAAAGCAGTACAACGCTAACTTTGAGAAACGCCTGACGGAAAAGGGCCCGCAGGACGGTAAAATGCCGCCTCCGCCCGCTGAAGGCGAATAA
- the astE gene encoding succinylglutamate desuccinylase — MQDFLQQTLSGQPPAQRQGSNAHLSWQWHDEGILSLTPVQPAQQALVLSAGIHGNETAPVEMLNLLLSPLLRGEKPLAVRLLVILGNPAALRSGKRYQQYDINRLFGGRWQQVADVPEAQRALRLEQALENFWRACREREIRWHLDLHTAIRGSYHTRFGVLPLNTRPWPAAFLHWLAAAKLEALVFHRAPGGTFTHYSCEHHDAASCTLELGKALPFGRNDLSQFHGAQQALAALLYGETLSAVQARPRHYHVTQQITRHGEEFVLHMGPETLNFTAFPQGTLLAEEGETRYYVQQAREYVLFPNPQVAPGLRAGLMLVEETAQQGSRVASPAE, encoded by the coding sequence ATGCAGGATTTTTTACAGCAGACGCTGTCAGGCCAGCCGCCGGCGCAGCGTCAGGGCAGTAACGCCCATCTCAGCTGGCAGTGGCATGATGAGGGTATTCTGTCGCTGACGCCGGTTCAGCCGGCGCAGCAGGCGCTGGTGTTGTCGGCCGGTATCCACGGCAACGAAACGGCGCCGGTTGAAATGCTTAACCTGTTGCTGTCGCCGCTGTTGCGCGGAGAAAAGCCGCTGGCGGTGCGGCTGCTGGTTATCCTGGGTAATCCGGCGGCGCTGCGCAGCGGCAAACGCTATCAGCAGTATGATATCAACCGTCTGTTTGGCGGACGCTGGCAGCAGGTGGCCGATGTGCCGGAAGCGCAGCGGGCGCTGCGGCTGGAACAGGCGCTGGAGAACTTCTGGCGCGCGTGCCGCGAGCGCGAAATCCGCTGGCACCTTGATTTACATACCGCGATTCGCGGTTCGTACCATACGCGCTTCGGCGTTCTGCCGCTGAATACCCGGCCGTGGCCAGCGGCCTTTCTGCACTGGCTGGCGGCGGCAAAGCTGGAGGCGCTGGTGTTTCACCGGGCGCCGGGCGGGACGTTTACCCACTACAGCTGTGAACACCATGATGCCGCGAGCTGCACGCTGGAGCTGGGCAAAGCGCTGCCGTTTGGCCGCAACGATCTCAGTCAGTTTCACGGCGCGCAGCAGGCGCTGGCCGCATTACTCTATGGTGAAACGCTGTCCGCGGTGCAGGCGCGGCCGCGCCACTATCACGTGACGCAGCAAATCACCCGGCACGGCGAAGAGTTTGTGCTGCACATGGGGCCGGAAACCCTGAACTTTACGGCGTTCCCGCAGGGCACGCTGCTGGCGGAAGAGGGGGAAACCCGCTATTACGTGCAGCAGGCACGCGAGTACGTGCTTTTCCCGAATCCGCAGGTAGCGCCTGGTTTGCGTGCCGGCCTGATGCTGGTGGAGGAGACGGCGCAGCAGGGTTCACGGGTTGCGTCACCAGCAGAGTGA
- the cho gene encoding excinuclease Cho: MVRRAHSHRLEFDAAAIYQYPEHLRQWLEGLPNQPGVYTFHGESDNLPLYIGKSINLRSRVMAHFRTPDEASMLRQARRVSWIPTAGDVGAQLLEAQMIKTQQPLFNKRLRKNRQLCSLQLGEGAPQVVYARDVDFSSSPDLYGLFRSRFAALEKLKSLADELRLCHGLLGLESLRPGRGCFRAALKRCAGACCGNEPVADHQQRLRDGLERLRVVCWPWQGPVGMVETGAEMTQIHVIDHWFWLGSVSTEAEARALQRARHGFDHDGYKILCRPLLSGVFPLIEL, translated from the coding sequence TTGGTCAGACGAGCGCACAGCCATCGCCTCGAATTCGATGCGGCGGCCATCTATCAATATCCTGAACATTTACGCCAGTGGCTGGAAGGGTTACCCAATCAGCCCGGTGTGTATACCTTTCACGGCGAAAGTGACAATCTGCCGCTCTACATTGGCAAGAGCATCAACCTGCGCAGCCGGGTGATGGCACATTTCCGCACGCCGGATGAAGCCAGCATGCTGCGCCAGGCGCGGCGCGTCAGCTGGATCCCGACCGCCGGAGATGTCGGCGCGCAGCTGCTGGAAGCGCAGATGATCAAAACCCAGCAGCCGTTATTCAACAAGCGCCTGCGCAAAAACCGCCAGCTCTGTTCGCTGCAGCTGGGCGAAGGCGCACCGCAGGTGGTGTACGCGCGCGATGTGGATTTCTCTTCTTCGCCCGATCTCTACGGCCTGTTTCGCAGCCGCTTTGCGGCGCTGGAAAAGCTGAAGAGCCTGGCCGACGAGCTGCGTCTGTGTCACGGCCTGCTGGGGCTGGAAAGCCTGCGTCCGGGGCGCGGCTGTTTCCGTGCGGCGCTGAAGCGCTGTGCCGGGGCGTGCTGCGGCAATGAACCGGTTGCGGATCATCAGCAGCGGTTGCGGGACGGGCTGGAAAGGCTGCGCGTGGTATGCTGGCCCTGGCAGGGGCCGGTCGGCATGGTGGAAACCGGGGCAGAAATGACGCAGATCCACGTCATCGATCACTGGTTCTGGCTGGGGTCGGTGAGTACGGAAGCGGAAGCGCGTGCGCTGCAGCGCGCGCGTCATGGGTTTGATCACGACGGCTATAAAATTCTCTGCCGTCCGTTACTCTCCGGTGTCTTTCCCCTGATTGAGCTGTAA